Proteins encoded within one genomic window of Haematospirillum jordaniae:
- a CDS encoding BON domain-containing protein: protein MGVVFDSYSLHNACMRQKARGYNGLVPVFFLLLALFLTPGCTKQGVLVGAASSFVSAAREERGVEGVATDAWIYTEIQRLFLEEDHALMTDIDVTVFERRVLLTGMTEDPKKARLAVRLAASPRPVIEVIDRIRRLSPDEDTEYLRPVVTLRDMLIAAEIRSALMFDAQIRAINFSVDVVDRVVYLMGIAQNQEELFRVLDWCRSAGYVRDVVNLAVLRTDGRRLASGTRLATDFPEGGL from the coding sequence TTGGGGGTAGTTTTTGATTCTTATTCGCTGCACAATGCCTGTATGAGGCAAAAAGCACGCGGGTATAACGGCTTGGTCCCGGTCTTTTTTCTCCTGCTTGCCCTGTTTTTGACACCGGGGTGTACGAAGCAGGGGGTTCTTGTTGGCGCGGCCTCGTCCTTTGTTTCTGCGGCGCGTGAAGAGCGCGGGGTTGAAGGTGTCGCCACGGATGCCTGGATCTATACAGAGATCCAGCGTTTGTTTCTGGAGGAGGACCACGCGCTGATGACCGACATTGATGTAACAGTCTTCGAGCGCCGTGTGCTTCTGACCGGTATGACCGAAGATCCCAAAAAGGCCCGTCTTGCTGTGCGTCTGGCTGCATCACCGCGCCCGGTGATCGAGGTTATTGATCGTATCCGCCGTCTGTCCCCGGATGAGGATACTGAATATCTGCGCCCTGTCGTGACCTTGAGAGATATGCTGATTGCGGCCGAGATCCGTTCTGCACTCATGTTTGATGCCCAGATCCGTGCCATCAATTTTTCCGTCGATGTTGTTGATCGCGTTGTTTACCTGATGGGCATTGCCCAGAATCAGGAAGAATTGTTCCGGGTCCTGGACTGGTGCCGTTCAGCAGGGTATGTGCGGGATGTGGTCAATCTTGCGGTGCTGCGTACGGACGGGCGTCGTCTTGCATCCGGAACCCGTCTGGCGACGGATTTCCCCGAGGGAGGACTTTGA